GGCACGATCCTTTGACGCGATTGCCAAACCGGTCCTGTCTGGACGCTGCGGCAGTGCAGCTATCCGCGCTGAGCATCCGGACCGGCGTTCCAGCCTATCTGCTGCGCGTGCGGATCGGTAACTGGCGACGATATGTCGATACTTATGGTGAGGAGATAGGCGATCAGCTGCTGGGCGAAGTCGGGCACCGTCTGCGGGCTGCATCTCTGGCTCCCGATATGGCCTTCCGACTGGGTGGCGCGGACTTTGCAATAGGGTCCCTGACGGGGGATCTGGAAGATTTGGCGACATCACTCGAAATTTTGCTGGGCGGTCAGCCCGTTCATACGGCGATGGGGGCCTTGCCGCTTGACATCGACATCGCGAGCGTACGGCTCGGCGCGCTCAGAGATGCACTCGATGCCACACGGGCCGTACTCGAGGACGATCTTGATTATGGTTCGCGCACCCCGCAGTCGCAGCCCATCGATATTGATCAGCTACTCCGCGATGACCGTATTACCCTAGCGTTTCAGCCCATCGTTCATGCCAAGACAGGGGCGCTCCACCATTATGAATGCCTGCTGCGGCTGCGGCTGCCCGATGGCCGCATCGAAAGCGCCTATAAGGTCATTCTGGCTGCCGAGCAGTCCGGACAGGTGACACAGTTGGACCGTCGCGCGCTCGATCTGGCCTTGCCATTTCTGAAGGATGACGGCGATGTGCGTCTGGCGCTGAACGTGTCCGCTGGAACAATTGCGGACGAAGCGGCATCGGCGGCCTATATCGCCTCCCTGACGGCGCTGGGCTCGGACGCAGCGCGGATCACGATCGAGATGACCGAAACGCTGGCGCTTGACGATCCGGCGCTGGCATCCAGTTTTGCCGCGGCGGTGCGGGCGCTCGGCTGTGCCTTTGCCGTGGATGATTTTGGGTCCGGCCACACGTCTTTCCGCAACCTGCTGGCCGTCGAAGCCGACAGCATCAAGATCGATGGTAGCCTCGTCGCGGGCGTGGCGACCGACGAGAACAAGCAGGCCTTCATCCGCATGATGGTCGATCTGGCCGCAACATTTTCGGTTCAGACCGTGGCGGAAATGGTCGAAGATCATGCCGATGCCATCGTGCTGGCGCGGATCGGCGTCGATTATCTGCAAGGCTATTATTACGGTCGCCCTGTTCCCGCCCCGTCCTGGCCCCGGCTGAGCCCCGACGCCAAGAAAACTGTCGAAACCTGATTTGCGGAGACTCATGACGCGGCGACCCGGCCCGTGCTAGGCGGGTCATATGCGCGAAAGTGCCGACAGACTGGAAAGTTTCTATGCCGCGCCGCTGGGCCGGATGGCGCGCAGCATGGCGATGCGTCGGCTTGTGACCTTGTGGCCGGATCTGGCAGGCTGCAACGCGCTCGGATTTGGCTATACAGCCCCCTATCTCGAAGCTTATCGCCGCAGTGCCAACCGTATCGTTCTGGCCAATCCGGCAGAGCAGGGGGCGATTGCCCACCGCTCCTCACGGGGTGTGATGAGTTGTGTTTCCGATGAAAGCCTGCTGCCTTTTTCAGACGCGGCGTTCGACCGCGTCCTGTGCGTACATGCGCTGGAAGAAGCTGATGACCTGCCCGGGCTCCTGCGGGAGCTGTGGCGCGTCACCCAGCCGGAAGGCCGAATCGTCGTGATCGCGTCTGGACGGTCGGGCCTGTGGGCGCGCGCCGATACGCTGCCTTTCGGATCGGGCCGATCCTTTTCGCGGACGCAGCTGCGCGCACGCTTGCTCAAGGCCGGCTTTCATCCGACGGTCGGGGCGGGGGCGCTTTACGGCCCGCCGATCACTCGTTTGTCAGGCCCGAAGCTTGCCTATGGGTTCGAGCGCTTCGGTGAAACGGTCTGGCCGGGTTTTTGCGGACTGGTGATGGTCGAAGCGATCAAACGGCTCTATGTCGAACCGGACCGGATCGAGACCGCCAAGGTCCGCGCTCCGCTCTTCGGGTCGTCGGCCCAGCCTTCAGTGGAGCGTCGCAAATGAGTGCCAATCCCGATTTGGATCGTGTCCGGCAGGAAATCGACCGGGTCGACAAGGCCATGCTCGATTTGATCGCGGAACGGCTGGCTCTGTCTGCCGATGTACGTCGGGCCAAGGCCGGTGCCAAACTGTGGCGACCCTCGCGCGAAGACGGTCATGTCGCGCATCTGGCCGAACGGGCGACGCATACGGGCACGCCGCCTGCGCTGGTGTCGCGGATCTGGGCCGAATTGATGAGCGCGTCGATTTCCGTACAGGGTTCGAGCCGGATTCACGTCGCGCTGGAAGGGGACGCCCGCGCCAATCTATCGCTGATCCGGGACCGGTTCGGCGGCAGTCTGCCGGTCCTGTCCTACCCGACCAGCTCGAACGCACTGGCCGCCTGTTACGGTGAGGATGAGGGCATTGCGGTGCTGCCCGCGCCGGGCGGCATGAATAACTGGTGGACGGCGCTGGCGGCAGGGGGCGCGATGCCGGAATTGAAAATCGTGGCGCCGCTGCCACGGATCGAAGCTGGCGACTGGCCGCGCGCCGTCGCGATTGCGGCCATCGATCTCGACATCGGTTCCTTTGATGGTGACGGACGGATCTTGTGTGCAAGCCGGGACGTCATGCCGGGGCTGGTTCGTGCCGAATCGGGCGATCTGTCGCTCTACGAAATTGCCGCAACGGAAGATGTGGATGCGCGCGACGTGATCGGCTACCTGCCACCGCCCGTCTCTGTCTGATGGCTGCTTTGCCAAGGCTTACAATCCATGTCTGATACGCCATTCGACTCCCTTCTGATCGTGGGATCAGGCCTGATCGGCAGTTCCATCGCCCGGGCCGCCAGAGCGCGGGCTGGCGTTTCGACAATCTGGATGTCCGACCGGTCCGCCACAGTCATCGAAACGGTCGAGCAGCTGGGTCTGGCTGAAGGTACGGCGGAAGGTCCGGCCCATCACTTCGCCTCGCAAGCCGATCTGGTCATGCTCTGTGTGCCGCCCGCGCGCATCGCCGAAGTTGCCGCAGATCTCCTGCCACTCATGAAGCCGGGCGCAGTCCTGTCCGATGTCGGGTCGATCAAGGGCGCTGTGATCGATGCCGTCCGGCCCGCCTTGCGCGATGATGTCTCCTTCATTCCGGGTCATCCCATTGCTGGGACAGAATTTTCCGGACCGGAAGCGGGCTTTACGGAATTATTCGATAATCGCTGGTGCGTACTGACGCCGATCGATCCTGACGATCCGGCGCTGCGGCGGCTGAGCGCGTTCTGGGAAGCTCTGGGCTCCTCCGTGGCGGTGATGGACCCGACCCGTCATGATACAGTTCTGGCGACCACAAGTCATGTCCCACACCTGATCGCCTATACGCTGGTCGGGACTGCGGTCGATATGGAAACGGTGACGGGCGACGAAGTGGTCAAGTTCTCGGCTGGCGGCTTTCGAGACTTTACCCGTATTGCCGCGTCCGATCCTGTCATGTGGCGGGATGTCTTTCTGTCTAACCGCGAAGCCACGCTGGATGTGGTGGACCGGTTCATCGAAGATCTGACGGCCCTGAAACGGGCGATCCGCTGGTCTGATGGTGATACGCTGCTCGATCATTTCGCCAAGACGCGCGATATCCGGCGCCGCATCGTCGAAAGCGGTCAGGATGAGCCGAATTTCGGTCGCGACGATTAACCCGCGAGTGCTCGCCTTATTCGGCGTTCTGATTGGGCGTGACAGGGTCCGAACTTATCTCCGCGTCCGGTAGCGGGTCTTTGAGAACCGGCGCGCGGCCTGCCTCATTGACGGGACGACCTCGCGCCAGGCTGAGAAGATATTTGGCATATTCACCCGCCAGCCTGCGAAAGCGTGGCAGATCGGTCCACCAGTCCGCCGTATCGGTCGGCTGAACGGCGACGGGCGTGACATGCAGACCGCCCATGGCGTGGCTGAGTTCCACCAGCGCGCGCGGCATGTGATAGGCGGACGTCACCAGAATGATATGGTCATACCCCAGAGCTTGCGCCCAGGCGACCGTCTCGCGCGCATTCCCGCGCGTATCGAGCGCGGCATAATCGATATCGACGCAGCACTCGGCCGTGTCTGCCGTGACGCCGGACAGGCGCGCGACCGAGTCTAACGTCAGGCTGCGATTGACCCCGGAGACGAGCAGACGTTCGCCGCGCCCGTATTCGATCAACGCTCCGGCTCGTTCCAGTCGTCCCCCTCCCGGACCGGTCCAGACTACAACTCCATCGGCAGCCGGAAGATCGACCGGGACGGTAATGCCGTCGACATAGTGGGCAAACGCGAGAAAGCCGCCGGTCAGGCCGCCAAACAGCAAGGCCGTCAGAAAGACAAACAGACGCCGCGGTCCACCGCCCGAACGTCGCAATTCGGCTTCCGTTTCAGGATGTCTACGGCGTTGTCCTGTCACGCGCGCCGCCTTTCATAGGCGAGTTGGCGCAAGGCCGCCCATCCGGCTGCCCCCGCACAGATCGCCCCGAACAGAAAGGCCAGCGCCGCCAGTATGGCCCCGTCATAGACCCCGTCCGTGACAGCCTGCCAACCGACCGAACCCTGACCGGGACCCATGGACACGACAGCCCAGATCAGAAACGCCAGAACCATGCCGATGCCCGCGCCGACGAGCCCGCGCCGCGCCGCCTGGCCAACGAACAGCCGGGCGACGAAACTGTCGGATGCACCCGCCTGGACCAG
This genomic window from Algimonas porphyrae contains:
- a CDS encoding EAL domain-containing protein; translation: MDVHHIPPAAIARKTRSPLSEPALLSDALMLAGAFAFEMGEDGHLDPANRDALAHNLVEMPDMFSTAASDWEARLGPDDVRARRAALSRLTFVGARYKLDYVVRDGMGEHRHFREIAEAMACADGRATLIRGVLLDRTGEASRNAAIAWRARHDPLTRLPNRSCLDAAAVQLSALSIRTGVPAYLLRVRIGNWRRYVDTYGEEIGDQLLGEVGHRLRAASLAPDMAFRLGGADFAIGSLTGDLEDLATSLEILLGGQPVHTAMGALPLDIDIASVRLGALRDALDATRAVLEDDLDYGSRTPQSQPIDIDQLLRDDRITLAFQPIVHAKTGALHHYECLLRLRLPDGRIESAYKVILAAEQSGQVTQLDRRALDLALPFLKDDGDVRLALNVSAGTIADEAASAAYIASLTALGSDAARITIEMTETLALDDPALASSFAAAVRALGCAFAVDDFGSGHTSFRNLLAVEADSIKIDGSLVAGVATDENKQAFIRMMVDLAATFSVQTVAEMVEDHADAIVLARIGVDYLQGYYYGRPVPAPSWPRLSPDAKKTVET
- a CDS encoding class I SAM-dependent methyltransferase, with amino-acid sequence MRESADRLESFYAAPLGRMARSMAMRRLVTLWPDLAGCNALGFGYTAPYLEAYRRSANRIVLANPAEQGAIAHRSSRGVMSCVSDESLLPFSDAAFDRVLCVHALEEADDLPGLLRELWRVTQPEGRIVVIASGRSGLWARADTLPFGSGRSFSRTQLRARLLKAGFHPTVGAGALYGPPITRLSGPKLAYGFERFGETVWPGFCGLVMVEAIKRLYVEPDRIETAKVRAPLFGSSAQPSVERRK
- a CDS encoding chorismate mutase, coding for MSANPDLDRVRQEIDRVDKAMLDLIAERLALSADVRRAKAGAKLWRPSREDGHVAHLAERATHTGTPPALVSRIWAELMSASISVQGSSRIHVALEGDARANLSLIRDRFGGSLPVLSYPTSSNALAACYGEDEGIAVLPAPGGMNNWWTALAAGGAMPELKIVAPLPRIEAGDWPRAVAIAAIDLDIGSFDGDGRILCASRDVMPGLVRAESGDLSLYEIAATEDVDARDVIGYLPPPVSV
- a CDS encoding prephenate/arogenate dehydrogenase family protein — protein: MSDTPFDSLLIVGSGLIGSSIARAARARAGVSTIWMSDRSATVIETVEQLGLAEGTAEGPAHHFASQADLVMLCVPPARIAEVAADLLPLMKPGAVLSDVGSIKGAVIDAVRPALRDDVSFIPGHPIAGTEFSGPEAGFTELFDNRWCVLTPIDPDDPALRRLSAFWEALGSSVAVMDPTRHDTVLATTSHVPHLIAYTLVGTAVDMETVTGDEVVKFSAGGFRDFTRIAASDPVMWRDVFLSNREATLDVVDRFIEDLTALKRAIRWSDGDTLLDHFAKTRDIRRRIVESGQDEPNFGRDD
- a CDS encoding YdcF family protein, which produces MTGQRRRHPETEAELRRSGGGPRRLFVFLTALLFGGLTGGFLAFAHYVDGITVPVDLPAADGVVVWTGPGGGRLERAGALIEYGRGERLLVSGVNRSLTLDSVARLSGVTADTAECCVDIDYAALDTRGNARETVAWAQALGYDHIILVTSAYHMPRALVELSHAMGGLHVTPVAVQPTDTADWWTDLPRFRRLAGEYAKYLLSLARGRPVNEAGRAPVLKDPLPDAEISSDPVTPNQNAE